In Oscillatoria acuminata PCC 6304, a single window of DNA contains:
- a CDS encoding DNA-directed RNA polymerase subunit beta' — MTKKNFTFYNRVINKGQIKSLISRTFVQHGTARSAQIADRLKDLGFRYATKAGVSISVDDLMIPPSKRDLLMGAEREITLTESRYARGEITEVERFQKVIDTWNSTSESLKDEVVRHFKETDPLNSVYMMAFSGARGNVSQVRQLVGMRGLMANPQGEIIDLPIKTNFREGLTVTEYIISSYGARKGLVDTALRTADSGYLTRRLVDVSQDVIVREVDCGTTRGIPMESMKDEDRILIPLSDRLFGRVAAEDVISPKTGEVIAARNQPMDDDISENIMKHGVERVMVRSPLTCEASRSVCQLCYGWSLAHGKLVDMGEAVGIIAAQSIGEPGTQLTMRTFHTGGVFTAEVARTVTAAFSGTVHYSPTMRARAFRTRHGEDAFVVENAKSEITLQSEGRKEVFDVFQGTVLLVPDGAAVERLTLLAEVPLPGRTRRTTEKATKDVATDLAGEVVFADLMPEEKKDRQGNATRTATRGGLVWILSGEVYNLPPGAEPVVKNGDRIQPGGVLAETKLITDNGGIVRLPEEMENRPSSMPREVEIITASVTLDRATVYATSTGGRDHYTIETIGKQLFSLKATPGTKVLNHQVVAELIDETYRTHSGGIIKYAGVEVLKRGKAKQGYEVVKGGTLLWIPEECHEINKDISLLLVEDGQFVEAATEIVKDIKCASSGVVEVTQKNDILREVTIKPGELIMIEDPEEVAIANGSLVNPGQEIIPGLVAQELRYVEILETPEGPALLLRPAVEYPVLDEPAIPSQESLNNGEEAMIQLRAVQRLPYKDGERVKSVEGLELLRTQLVLEIDKDAPGLAADIELVPVEEEELLSSEELDPSKGAPMRLQLVILESLVIRRDVVADTTQGSTQTRLLVKDGDRIPPGAVVARTEILGKEAGEIRGIREGAEAIRRVLVVRDEDVITVETAIEPTVKVWDFLVENTEVTPGVRIPESGQVVEMTALEPQEDTALSQGNYRMKLRLARPYRVSPGAVLHVDDGSLVQRGDNLVLLVFERAKTGDIIQGLPRIEELLEARKPKEGCVLAALPGVAQVVYGDDDTVILKVVEEDGAVTDYELGPGQPLLVSDGQRVKAGEPLTDGPSNPHEILEIFFNLPGERNYEHTLFSFQQVQTFLVSEVQSVYLSQGIDISDKHIEVIVRQMTNKVRIDDGGDTTMLPGELIELQQVERVNEAMSITGGAPAKYTPLLLGITKASLNTDSFISAASFQETTRVLTEAAIEGKSDWLRGLKENVIIGRLIPAGTGFNAYEDMMLLPDDAAYDGVLDEEEEEFPDVVLDDHTARAYRNTGLEMDEEIIAEEEEESDSDEFALPDLGVKVGKEVRSISMLEEDFEEDDDFDDDDDIDDDFE; from the coding sequence ATGACTAAAAAGAACTTCACTTTCTACAACCGAGTTATTAATAAAGGCCAAATTAAAAGCCTAATTTCCCGAACTTTTGTGCAGCATGGAACCGCCCGGAGTGCACAAATTGCCGATCGCCTCAAAGATTTGGGTTTCCGCTATGCCACAAAAGCTGGGGTCTCCATCAGTGTGGATGACTTGATGATTCCCCCTTCCAAGCGAGACCTGTTAATGGGGGCGGAACGGGAAATTACCTTGACCGAAAGCCGCTATGCCCGAGGGGAAATTACTGAAGTTGAGCGCTTCCAGAAAGTTATTGATACTTGGAATAGTACCAGTGAATCCCTCAAAGATGAGGTGGTGCGTCACTTCAAAGAAACTGACCCCCTGAACTCCGTCTATATGATGGCCTTTTCTGGGGCGCGGGGGAACGTTTCTCAGGTGCGGCAGTTGGTGGGGATGCGGGGGTTGATGGCAAATCCCCAGGGGGAAATTATTGACTTACCCATTAAAACCAATTTCCGCGAAGGTCTGACGGTTACCGAATATATCATCTCCTCCTACGGGGCGCGCAAAGGCTTAGTCGATACCGCCCTGCGGACGGCAGATTCCGGCTATCTGACTCGGCGTCTGGTGGATGTCTCCCAAGATGTGATTGTCCGGGAAGTGGACTGCGGCACGACTCGGGGGATTCCAATGGAGTCGATGAAGGATGAGGACCGGATTCTGATTCCTTTGAGCGATCGCCTCTTTGGTCGAGTCGCCGCAGAAGACGTGATTTCCCCCAAAACCGGCGAAGTGATTGCCGCCCGCAATCAGCCGATGGATGATGATATCTCCGAAAACATCATGAAGCATGGGGTGGAACGGGTGATGGTGCGATCGCCCTTAACCTGTGAAGCCTCCCGTTCCGTCTGTCAGCTTTGCTATGGCTGGAGTCTGGCTCATGGCAAACTCGTAGATATGGGAGAAGCTGTCGGGATTATCGCCGCCCAATCCATTGGCGAACCCGGCACTCAGCTCACCATGCGGACCTTCCACACCGGAGGGGTCTTCACCGCTGAAGTCGCCCGGACCGTAACCGCCGCCTTCTCCGGAACCGTCCATTATTCTCCCACCATGCGGGCACGAGCATTCCGGACCCGTCATGGGGAAGATGCCTTTGTGGTGGAAAATGCCAAATCAGAAATTACCCTGCAATCCGAGGGCCGCAAGGAAGTCTTTGATGTCTTCCAAGGTACTGTCTTGTTGGTTCCCGATGGTGCAGCAGTGGAACGGTTGACCCTGCTGGCTGAAGTCCCGCTACCCGGACGCACCCGCCGAACCACGGAGAAAGCCACCAAAGACGTTGCCACCGATTTAGCTGGGGAAGTGGTCTTTGCGGACTTAATGCCAGAAGAGAAGAAGGACCGCCAAGGGAATGCCACCCGTACCGCTACCCGGGGGGGTCTAGTCTGGATTTTGTCCGGGGAGGTCTATAACCTGCCCCCTGGGGCTGAACCTGTGGTCAAGAATGGCGATCGCATCCAACCCGGTGGCGTCCTCGCTGAAACCAAACTCATCACCGACAATGGTGGGATAGTCCGTCTGCCCGAAGAAATGGAAAACCGCCCTTCTTCCATGCCTCGGGAAGTGGAAATTATCACCGCCTCGGTCACCCTGGACCGCGCCACGGTCTATGCCACTTCCACCGGCGGTCGGGACCATTACACCATTGAAACCATTGGCAAACAGTTATTTTCCCTGAAAGCCACTCCGGGAACTAAGGTGTTGAATCATCAGGTGGTAGCCGAGTTGATTGATGAAACCTACCGCACCCACAGCGGGGGGATTATCAAATATGCCGGGGTAGAAGTGCTCAAGCGCGGCAAAGCCAAACAAGGCTATGAAGTCGTCAAAGGCGGCACCTTGCTCTGGATTCCTGAAGAGTGCCACGAAATCAACAAGGATATTTCCTTGCTGCTGGTGGAAGATGGCCAATTTGTGGAAGCGGCTACAGAAATCGTCAAAGACATCAAATGTGCCAGCAGTGGGGTGGTGGAAGTCACCCAGAAAAATGACATTCTCCGGGAAGTCACGATTAAGCCCGGGGAATTGATTATGATTGAGGACCCCGAGGAAGTGGCGATCGCCAATGGTAGTCTCGTCAATCCCGGTCAAGAGATTATCCCCGGACTCGTCGCCCAGGAATTGCGCTATGTCGAAATCCTGGAAACCCCTGAAGGTCCGGCCTTGTTGCTGCGTCCGGCAGTGGAATATCCCGTCTTGGATGAACCCGCTATTCCCTCTCAGGAGTCTCTGAACAATGGGGAAGAGGCGATGATTCAGTTACGAGCGGTGCAGCGGTTGCCCTATAAAGATGGGGAACGGGTCAAATCTGTAGAAGGGTTGGAATTGCTGCGGACCCAGTTAGTCCTGGAAATTGATAAAGATGCTCCCGGATTAGCCGCAGACATTGAATTAGTGCCAGTCGAGGAAGAAGAACTGCTCTCCTCAGAGGAGTTAGACCCCTCTAAAGGTGCGCCCATGCGCTTGCAGTTGGTGATTCTGGAGTCCTTAGTCATTCGCCGGGATGTAGTGGCAGATACCACTCAAGGCAGTACCCAAACTCGCCTGTTGGTGAAAGATGGGGACCGGATTCCCCCCGGGGCCGTGGTCGCCCGCACCGAGATTCTCGGCAAAGAAGCGGGTGAAATTCGCGGGATTCGGGAAGGGGCTGAGGCGATTCGCCGGGTGCTCGTGGTTCGGGATGAGGATGTGATTACCGTGGAGACGGCGATCGAACCCACGGTGAAAGTCTGGGATTTTCTCGTCGAGAATACAGAAGTTACTCCAGGAGTCCGAATCCCCGAATCGGGACAGGTGGTGGAAATGACCGCCCTGGAACCGCAAGAGGACACCGCTTTGTCCCAGGGGAATTACCGGATGAAATTGCGACTGGCCCGTCCTTACCGAGTGTCCCCAGGGGCCGTGCTTCATGTGGATGATGGCTCCTTGGTCCAACGGGGGGATAACCTCGTACTGTTGGTGTTTGAGCGCGCCAAGACTGGGGATATTATTCAAGGGTTGCCCCGGATTGAGGAATTGCTGGAGGCCCGTAAGCCCAAGGAGGGTTGCGTTTTGGCCGCGTTGCCCGGGGTGGCCCAAGTGGTTTATGGGGATGATGATACGGTCATCTTGAAGGTGGTCGAGGAGGATGGGGCGGTTACGGATTATGAGCTTGGCCCCGGTCAGCCCCTGCTGGTGAGTGATGGTCAACGGGTGAAAGCCGGGGAACCGCTCACCGATGGACCGAGCAATCCTCATGAGATTTTGGAGATTTTCTTCAATCTGCCCGGGGAACGGAATTATGAGCATACGTTGTTTAGTTTCCAGCAGGTGCAGACGTTCTTAGTGAGTGAGGTGCAGTCGGTATATTTATCCCAAGGGATTGATATTAGTGATAAGCACATTGAGGTCATTGTGCGTCAGATGACTAACAAAGTGCGAATCGATGATGGTGGGGATACAACCATGCTGCCTGGGGAGTTGATTGAACTGCAACAGGTGGAACGGGTGAATGAAGCCATGTCGATTACCGGCGGTGCTCCGGCGAAATATACTCCGCTGTTGTTGGGGATTACTAAGGCGTCGTTGAATACGGACAGCTTTATCTCGGCGGCTTCTTTCCAGGAGACGACTCGGGTGCTGACTGAGGCGGCGATCGAGGGTAAATCTGACTGGTTGCGCGGGTTGAAGGAAAATGTGATTATCGGACGTCTAATTCCTGCTGGGACTGGGTTTAATGCCTATGAGGATATGATGCTGCTTCCCGATGATGCTGCCTATGATGGGGTGCTGGATGAAGAGGAGGAGGAGTTTCCCGATGTGGTCCTAGATGACCATACGGCGCGGGCTTACCGGAATACGGGGCTGGAGATGGATGAGGAAATTATTGCTGAGGAGGAAGAGGAATCAGATTCAGATGAGTTTGCTCTCCCAGATTTGGGGGTGAAAGTAGGCAAAGAAGTGCGATCGATTTCCATGCTTGAGGAGGATTTCGAGGAGGATGATGATTTTGATGATGATGATGACATTGATGATGATTTTGAGTAA